The Corynebacterium mycetoides genome includes the window GCGACGTCGCGCTGCTGGGCGAGCCCTCGGGAGCGATCATCGAGGCCGGGTGCCAGGGGACCATCCGGGTGTTCGTCGACGCGAAGGGCACCCGCGCGCATTCGGCACGCAGCTGGCTGGGGGACAACGCCGCCCACAAGCTCGCCGGGGTGCTCTCCCGCGTGGCCGCCTACCGCCCGCGCAGCGTGACCATCGCCGGGTGCGAGTACCGGGAGGGGTTGAACGTGGTGGGCATGGACGGCTTCGTGGCCACCAACACGATCCCGGACGCCGCGCGGTTGACCATCAACTTCCGCTACGCGCCGGACCGCTCCGTCGAGGAGGCGAAGGCGCACCTCGTCGAGGCGCTCGCGTTGGAAGACGGCTTAGAACTGGTGTGGGACGACATCGCGCCGGCCGCGCTGCCCGGGCTGGATCACCCGGCGGCCGCGGGCCTGGTGGAGGCCGTGGGCGGAAACTTCCGCGCCAAGTTCGGATGGACGGACGTGGCCAGGTTCTCTAACCTGGGAACTCCGGCCGTGAACTTCGGGCCGGGCGATCCGGGCTACGCCCACAAGGTGGACGAGCAGTGCCCGACAGAGCAGATTTATACCGTCGCGCGGGTGCTCGAGCAGTACCTCGCGGCGAAGAACTAACAGACCTACAGACTTTTCTTTAAGGCGGAGGCAGAGCACACAGTGGCGCCCCACAAAACCCCCAAACCAGAGCGCGACCGCAAGCTGCGCGGCCCGATCATGCTGCGCAGCGACCAGCAGCAGCCCACCACATACGACCAGCGGCTGCTGGAGTCCATGGGCAGCAGCGACCACGATTGGAAGCACGCCGACCCGTGGCGGGTCATGCGCATCCAGTCCGAGTTCGTCGCGGGCTTTGACGCGCTGTCCGAACTGCCGAAGGCGGTCACGGTCTTCGGCTCTGCCCGGCTGGGCGAGGGCACCCCGGAGTATGAGCAGGCGCGCCAGGTGGGCGAGGCGCTGGTCAACGCCGGCTATGCCGTCATCACCGGCGGCGGGCCGGGGCTCATGGAGGGCCCGAACCGGGGCGCGCACGAGGCAGGCGGCCTGTCGGTCGGCCTGGGCATCGAGCTGCCGTTCGAGCAGGGGCTCAACGACTGGGTCGATCTGGGTCTGAACTTCCGCTACTTCTTCGCCCGCAAGACCATGTTTTTGAAGTACTCGCAGGCGTTTATCACCCTGCCGGGCGGTTTCGGCACCTTGGACGAGGTCTTCGAGGTGCTGTGCATGGTGCAGACCGGAAAGGTGACCAACTACCCGATCGTGCTGTTGGGCACCGAGTTCTGGGGCGGGCTGGTGGAGTGGATCCGCGGCCAGCTGCTCGCGCGCGGGCTCATCTCCGACGGGGACGAGCGGCTGTTTTTGGTCACCGACTCGGTTCAGGAGGCGGTCGACTACATCACCGACGCCCACAAGGTCATGACGGACGAGCGCCTCAAGTACGCCCAGCGGGGTGTGGAGTAGCCGTTGCTCTCACAGCCCGCACAGCCCGCACAGCTCGCCCGGGTCATGGCGATAGTCAACCGCACCCCCGACTCCTTCTACGACAAGGGCGCGACATTCGCACTCGAGGCCGCGCTGTCGCGTGTCGACGCCTGCGTGGCCGACGGCGCGGACATCATCGACGTCGGAGGGGTCAAGGCCGGACCTGGGACTACCGTCACGGCCGAGGAGGAAATCGACCGGGTGGTCCCGCTCATCTCCGCGGTGCGCGGCCGCCACCCGACAATCGGCATCTCCGTGGACACGTGGCGTGCGGGCGTGGCCGAGGCGGCCATCGCGGCCGGCGCCGACCTCATCAACGACACGTGGGCGGGGTGGGACCCCGAGCTCGTCGAGGTCGCCGGCGAGCACGAGGCAGGCTACGTGTGCTCCCACACGGGCGGCGCCACCCCGCGCACGCGGCCGCACCGGGTGCACTACGACGACGTGGTGGCCGACGTCATCGCCGACACCACGGCGCTGGCGGAGCACGCGGCCGCCTGCGGCGTGCCGGAGGACCGCGTGTTCATCGACCCGGCGCACGACTTCGGCAAAAACACCTTCCACGGCCTCGAGATCCTGCGCCGGGTGGACGAGCTGGTGGCCACCGGCTGGCCGGTGCTCATGGCGCTGTCGAACAAGGACTTCGTCGGGGAGACGGTGGGCCGACCCGTGGGCGAACGCGTCGCCGGGACGCTGTCGGCTACGGCATGGGCGGCCGCCCACGGGGTGGCGGCGTTCCGCGTCCACGAGGTGCGCGACACCGTCGACGTCATCCGCATGACCGCGGCGATTCGCGGGTCGGCCGCCCCGCTCAACACGGTGCGTGGGCTGGCGTGAGCGCGAGCGTGAGAGTCAGTGTTGTCATCCCCGCCTTGAACGAGGAGGCCACCGTGGGCGCGGTCGTGCGCGCCTGCCTGGCCTCGCGCGCCGACGAGGTGATCGTGATCGACTCCGACTCCACCGACTCCACCGCCGCCGTGGCCTCGGCAGCCGGGGCGACGGTGGTCAACTGGGTGGACGCCTACCCCGCGGTTCCCCCGCGCCCGGGCAAGGGCGAGGCGCTGTGGCGCGGGGTGCTCGCCGCCTCCGGCGACGTCGTGGTGTTCGTCGACGCCGACGTGACCTCGCTGGAGCCGTGGTGGGTCGACGCGCTGGCCGCCCCGTTTGCCGACACCTCGGTCCACCTCGTCAAGGCCTCCTACCAGCGCGGCATCGACGGCCGCGAGCGCGGCGGCGGCCGGGTCACCGAGCTGACCGCCAAGCCCCTGCTCCGGGCCTTGTTCCCCGAGCTCGCGGACGTTGACCAGCCGCTGGCCGGCGAGTACGCGATCCGCCGCTCGACGGCCCTTGCGCTGCCGTTCGTCGACGGCTACGGCGTCGAGGCGGGCCTGCTTATCGACGTCTTCACGGCGCACTCCCGCCGCGCCATCGTCCAGGCGGACCTCGGCGTGAGACGGCACCGCAACCGCCCCCTCGACGAGCTGGCCCCGATGGCCCAGGTCGTAGCCGAGACCATTCTGGCCCGGGCCGGGGTCGCGGGCGCGGACGTGCCACAGCGGCCGCCCTGGGCCCGCGTTAGGATGTGACGCATGCTGTCTTGGATCCTGCTCATCCTCGTCATCGCCTTCGTGTGCCTTCTGGGGGTGGCGGCAAGCGTGCATCTTTTCGGCCGCGGGGAGGCGCTGCCCCCGCTGGGGGAGACCACCGACGTGATTGCGCATAACCGCCGCGCGGTCGAAGACGGCGACCTCGACGCCGTGCGCCTGGAGGTGGTGCACCGCGGCTACAAGATGGACCAGGTGGATGCGCTGATCACCGAGCTCGCTGACCTGCGTCGACAAGCGGGCGGCCCGCAGGCCGCGGTTGCGGCGGCCGAAATCGGGGTAGAATCGGGCGAAACGCCTGCGTTCGAAGGAGAGTCACACAATGGCAGCAATGAAGCCCCGCACCGGTAACGGACCGATGGAAGCCGTGGTAGAAAGCCGCAAGATCGTCATGCGCATCCCTTCCGACGGCGGTGGCCGCCTCGTGGTGGAGCTCAACTCGGAGGAAGCCTCCGAGCTGGGGACGCTGCTGCTTGAGGCGGCGGGGCAGTAGGAAGCGCTTCGGGCATGTAGCGCTTCAGGGGGTAGTATCGCTGCATGCTCAATCACATCGTCGACGTCCTCGCTGATCCCATCGACGGCTCGCCCCTGACGGGCGCCGACGACTTTTCCCGTTTGGTGTCTGCGTCCGGCCACTCGTTCGACGTGGCCAAGCAGGGCTACGTCACGCTCTCGGGCGGTTCAGGGCTCAACCACGAGGGCGACAGCCTGGAGATGGTCACCTCCCGCGAGGTCTTTCTCTCCCAGGGACACTTCGCGCCGTTCGTCGAGGCCGTGACAGCCAGCGTTGAGCGGGCCCTCGAGGCCCCGGCGGCAATGCACACCGCGGAGCCCGTGGTGCTGGAGGTCGGCGCGGGCACCGGATACTACCTGGCGCACACGCTCGACAGCATCGAGGGCGCGAGGGGAGTGGGCCTGGACATCTCCGTCCCGGCGGCCAAGCGCCTGGCCAAGGCGCACCCGCGCCTCGGCGCCGTGGTGGCGGACGTCTGGGAGGGCCTGCCCCTGCGCTCGGGCTCGGTCGACGCCATCACGGTCGTCTTCGCTCCGCGCAACCCCGCGGAGTTCGCCCGCGTGCTCGCCCCCGAGGGCGAGGTCATCGTCCTGCTCGCGGACCGCGGGCACCTAGATGAGTTGCGCGATCCGCTCGGCATCCTCGGAGTGGAGGAGGGAAAGATCGAGCGCATGCTGGAGCAGGCCCACGGGCACCTCGTCGCGGCCGGGGAGCCGGAGTTGCTCGAGTTCCCCATGCGGCTGGATCGGGAGTCCATCGCCGCGCAGGTGGGGATGAGCCCCTCGGCGCGGCACATAGAGCCGGCGACGCTGCGCGAGCGCCTCGACGCGCTGCCCGACCACATGGAGGTCACCGCGCGCGGCGCCCTGGTGAGGCTGCGCAGGGCCTGAGCTTTAAGCTCCTCTGTGCCACTCGTTGAGGATCTGCGCGGCGCCGTCGGTGGTGAGGCGGATGCCGGAGCAGCCGCCGGCGGGCCAGAAGCGCGACGAGAGCGCCACGGCGCCGCCGCCTGCGAACACCTCGATGGTGGAGCTGTCGACCAGGATGGTGATGTTGTCCTCGTCGTCGTCGCCAAGCGGGGCCGAGGCGGGCGCGCCGTCGAGGCGGTCGAGCGTGATCTCGTCGCCGGTGTGCGTCACCACGGCGGCTACTTCGCCCGCGCCGTCGAGGATCTCGGCCTTGACCGACCCGCGGGCGCCCACGGGGACCTCGCACAGGCCGGTCCACAGGCGTGCGCGCTCGGTGTGCGACACGGCGTCGGGAAGCCCGCGCGGCGGGGTCTGGTACAGGGCGCCGTTCTGCAGGGTGAGGCGGCGCGGGACCGTCAGCGTGTTGGCCCAGCCCTCGGCCTCCCAGTTGGCCTCCCGCGTCGGATCACCGCCGCGGCCGATGTCCGTCATGAGGCCGTAGATGTAGGCGTGGCCTAGGCGCTCTTGTTCGGTGATGCTGCCGGGGGTGTAGTTGGTGCTGCGCGGGCGGGTGAAATCGTGGCCGAAGTCGATGCGGCGGGCCTCTTTCGCCACGGTGAACTCGGCACCGTGCAAGGTGCCGACGATGTAGCCGGTGGTGTCCTTGCCGCGGCGCTCCAGTGAGAACATGAGCACGTCGTAGATCTGCCCGTCCACCTCGTCGCGCAGCCTGATGATGCGGGGCGCGACCAGGATCTCGTCGTCGACGGAAAAGCCCGGGTCGCCGTTAAACGTCAAGGCGCCGAGGACCTTCCAGGTGGATCCGTCCTCGGAGGTGAGCACGACGGGCACCGGTGCGTCCGGCTCGCCCGTCATCGCCAGCATCAGCCAGCCGGCCTGGCCCTTGTCCCGGTCGCCCGCCTCCTCCCAGTTGGGCACGACGCAGGGGGAGCGGAAGCGGGAGAAGCCGCCCTCGTCGGAAACGACGTCGCCGATGCGGTGGATCGCGGGATCCACCTGGTAGTCCTCGTCCACGTCGTCGCACAGGGCGTCGAGGTCGTCGGCGCGCGACACCTGGATTGACATCCCGGCCTCCGTCACGGAGGTGAAGTACAGGTCCGTGCCCTCGTCGTGGGCGACGACGGAGCCGGCGCGCACGCTGGTCTCGCCACCGACGGGGACGACGGTGTCGTTGCACTCCACCCAGTCGAACGCGTTGCCTTCGGAGATGCTGTGGCCCCAGCGGCTGGGGCTGTCCGGCCGCGGGCGGTACTGGTAGAAGATGTGCCACGTGTCTTCGCCGGCGGCGTCTCCGTCGCGCAGGATACCGGCTGCGGCATCGAGGATGCCGGTGTCGACGGTGACGTGCAGTTCGGGTCTAAAAACGCTCACGGAGGTTCCTTCTTAAATCAAGCTTTTGTAGATGTCAACGGTTTGGCGGGCGATGGTGTCCCACGTGAAGTGCTCTTTCACGCGCTCGAGCCCGGCCGCGCCCATGCGGCGGGCCCGCTCGGGGTCGGCGGCGACCGCGTTGACGGCCTCGGCGAGCGAGCGCTCGAAGGTGGCGGCGTCCGCGGGGTCGTAATCCACCAGGGTGCCCGTCTCTCCGTTCACGACAACTTCGGGGATGCCGCCCACGCGGGAGGCGACGACCGCAGTCCCGCACGCCATGGCCTCGAGGTTGACAATGCCCAGCGGCTCGTAGATGGAGGGGCAGACGAACACGTCCGCGGCCGCGTAGACCTCGCGGATCTTCTCGCCCGGCAGCATGTCCTGGACCCAGAAGATTCCGTCACGCTGCTGCTTGAGGTCCTCGACGAGCCCCTTGG containing:
- a CDS encoding LOG family protein, which translates into the protein MAPHKTPKPERDRKLRGPIMLRSDQQQPTTYDQRLLESMGSSDHDWKHADPWRVMRIQSEFVAGFDALSELPKAVTVFGSARLGEGTPEYEQARQVGEALVNAGYAVITGGGPGLMEGPNRGAHEAGGLSVGLGIELPFEQGLNDWVDLGLNFRYFFARKTMFLKYSQAFITLPGGFGTLDEVFEVLCMVQTGKVTNYPIVLLGTEFWGGLVEWIRGQLLARGLISDGDERLFLVTDSVQEAVDYITDAHKVMTDERLKYAQRGVE
- a CDS encoding glucosyl-3-phosphoglycerate synthase, which produces MRVSVVIPALNEEATVGAVVRACLASRADEVIVIDSDSTDSTAAVASAAGATVVNWVDAYPAVPPRPGKGEALWRGVLAASGDVVVFVDADVTSLEPWWVDALAAPFADTSVHLVKASYQRGIDGRERGGGRVTELTAKPLLRALFPELADVDQPLAGEYAIRRSTALALPFVDGYGVEAGLLIDVFTAHSRRAIVQADLGVRRHRNRPLDELAPMAQVVAETILARAGVAGADVPQRPPWARVRM
- the folP gene encoding dihydropteroate synthase; translated protein: MAIVNRTPDSFYDKGATFALEAALSRVDACVADGADIIDVGGVKAGPGTTVTAEEEIDRVVPLISAVRGRHPTIGISVDTWRAGVAEAAIAAGADLINDTWAGWDPELVEVAGEHEAGYVCSHTGGATPRTRPHRVHYDDVVADVIADTTALAEHAAACGVPEDRVFIDPAHDFGKNTFHGLEILRRVDELVATGWPVLMALSNKDFVGETVGRPVGERVAGTLSATAWAAAHGVAAFRVHEVRDTVDVIRMTAAIRGSAAPLNTVRGLA
- the dapE gene encoding succinyl-diaminopimelate desuccinylase — its product is MASLNLFADPVALTAALIDIESPSHHEREIADAIEAQLRELPAVEVIRGGNTVVARTHHGHAQRVVLAGHVDTVPLAGNTPHRLEGDVLYGCGAVDMKSGLACYLGAFARLSAPGAGAFDLTLIAYEGEEVSSEHNGLYHLERDRPELLAGDVALLGEPSGAIIEAGCQGTIRVFVDAKGTRAHSARSWLGDNAAHKLAGVLSRVAAYRPRSVTIAGCEYREGLNVVGMDGFVATNTIPDAARLTINFRYAPDRSVEEAKAHLVEALALEDGLELVWDDIAPAALPGLDHPAAAGLVEAVGGNFRAKFGWTDVARFSNLGTPAVNFGPGDPGYAHKVDEQCPTEQIYTVARVLEQYLAAKN
- a CDS encoding DUF3117 domain-containing protein; the encoded protein is MAAMKPRTGNGPMEAVVESRKIVMRIPSDGGGRLVVELNSEEASELGTLLLEAAGQ
- a CDS encoding methyltransferase domain-containing protein, translated to MLNHIVDVLADPIDGSPLTGADDFSRLVSASGHSFDVAKQGYVTLSGGSGLNHEGDSLEMVTSREVFLSQGHFAPFVEAVTASVERALEAPAAMHTAEPVVLEVGAGTGYYLAHTLDSIEGARGVGLDISVPAAKRLAKAHPRLGAVVADVWEGLPLRSGSVDAITVVFAPRNPAEFARVLAPEGEVIVLLADRGHLDELRDPLGILGVEEGKIERMLEQAHGHLVAAGEPELLEFPMRLDRESIAAQVGMSPSARHIEPATLRERLDALPDHMEVTARGALVRLRRA
- a CDS encoding GH32 C-terminal domain-containing protein codes for the protein MSVFRPELHVTVDTGILDAAAGILRDGDAAGEDTWHIFYQYRPRPDSPSRWGHSISEGNAFDWVECNDTVVPVGGETSVRAGSVVAHDEGTDLYFTSVTEAGMSIQVSRADDLDALCDDVDEDYQVDPAIHRIGDVVSDEGGFSRFRSPCVVPNWEEAGDRDKGQAGWLMLAMTGEPDAPVPVVLTSEDGSTWKVLGALTFNGDPGFSVDDEILVAPRIIRLRDEVDGQIYDVLMFSLERRGKDTTGYIVGTLHGAEFTVAKEARRIDFGHDFTRPRSTNYTPGSITEQERLGHAYIYGLMTDIGRGGDPTREANWEAEGWANTLTVPRRLTLQNGALYQTPPRGLPDAVSHTERARLWTGLCEVPVGARGSVKAEILDGAGEVAAVVTHTGDEITLDRLDGAPASAPLGDDDEDNITILVDSSTIEVFAGGGAVALSSRFWPAGGCSGIRLTTDGAAQILNEWHRGA